One segment of Sulfobacillus thermosulfidooxidans DSM 9293 DNA contains the following:
- the tatA gene encoding twin-arginine translocase TatA/TatE family subunit: protein MWTNLLDPAHLIILLVVVLLIFGPRRLPELGSSLGKTLKMFKDAQKGLEDTSTRDQNPSLPKE, encoded by the coding sequence ATGTGGACCAATTTATTAGATCCTGCTCATCTGATTATTTTGTTGGTCGTAGTGTTGTTGATTTTTGGCCCCCGACGTTTGCCCGAGCTCGGATCCTCGTTAGGTAAGACGCTCAAGATGTTTAAAGATGCCCAAAAAGGCTTAGAAGACACAAGCACTCGGGACCAAAATCCTTCCTTGCCAAAGGAGTAA